A stretch of the Festucalex cinctus isolate MCC-2025b chromosome 20, RoL_Fcin_1.0, whole genome shotgun sequence genome encodes the following:
- the enkur gene encoding enkurin isoform X3, translating into MKTMGPLKVETPSPDKYLKKHSKEPKLPEIKGRCHRMCTAKKPAVPLRSEQPPLGPHTKRNVVKPAMPAQTKSQVASVDTNRGHKALLEHSGLVPKYIKKKCYGEVPEYLQHRSQEVRRAVEEYDKYLKEQMEQSAIRRLSDDERQANLQRLKSTLAELHDEYHRLPVAADTLMSTSRKVQLEAEMKQLESDMGLFERFKTIYIAN; encoded by the exons ATGAAAACCATGGGGCCATTAAAAGTGGAGACTCCATCTCCAGACAAATACCTGAAGAAGCATTCCAAAGAGCCCAAACTGCCTGAAA TAAAAGGGCGTTGTCATCGCATGTGCACTGCAAAGAAACCCGCCGTCCCCTTGAGGTCCGAACAGCCGCCTTTGGGCCCCCACACCAAGAGAAACGTTGTCAAGCCCGCCATGCCTGCGCAGACCAAATCGCAGGTAGCTTCCGTCGACACCAACCGAGGCCACAAGGCGCTGCTGGAACATTCCGGACTGGTCCCCAAGTACATCAAgaaaaag TGTTACGGCGAGGTGCCCGAGTACCTGCAGCATCGCAGCCAGGAAGTGCGGAGAGCCGTGGAGGAGTACGACAAGTACCTGAAGGAGCAGATGGAGCAAAGCGCCATCAGGCGACTGTCGGATGACGAGCGGCAAGCCAACTTGCAG CGGCTGAAGAGCACGTTGGCCGAGCTGCACGACGAGTACCATCGTCTGCCGGTGGCTGCCGACACGCTGATGAGTACGAGTCGCAAGGTGCAACTGGAGGCGGAGATGAAGCAGCTGGAGAGCGACATGGGCCTCTTTGAGAGGTTCAAGACCATCTACATCGCCAATTAG
- the LOC144009089 gene encoding phosphoribosyltransferase domain-containing protein 1-like: MEDGGKKRGIVIRDDWPGYSLDLFTYPEHYRDDIDSVYIPHGVVVDRTERLARHIVEDFCADANITVLCVLKGGYKFCADLLECIKVLGRNANKYLETRVEFIRLKSYLNDQSTEDLHIVGSRDLSFLRAKSVLIVEAIVDTGKTMKALLKHVLTFQPKMVKVAGLLVKRVPNMDDNLTDYVGFEIPNRFVVGYALDYNEYFRDLNHICVISKSGKHKYKV, translated from the exons ATGGAAGATGGTGGGAAGAAAAGAGGAATTGTG ATCAGAGACGATTGGCCGGGATACAGTCTGGATTTGTTCACCTACCCGGAGCATTACCGCGACGACATCGACAGCGTTTACATTCCGCACGGGGTGGTCGTGGACAG GACCGAGCGTCTGGCCCGCCACATTGTGGAGGACTTTTGCGCCGACGCCAACATCACGGTGCTGTGCGTGCTGAAGGGCGGCTACAAGTTTTGCGCCGACCTGCTGGAGTGCATCAAGGTGCTGGGACGCAACGCCAACAAGTACCTGGAGACCCGCGTGGAGTTCATACGACTCAAGAGCTATCTG AACGACCAATCGACGGAGGATCTGCACATCGTTGGCAGCCGAGATCTCTCCTTCCTGCGCGCAAAG AGCGTGCTGATAGTTGAG GCCATTGTTGACACAGGCAAGACAATGAAGGCCCTTCTGAAGCATGTGTTGACCTTTCAACCCAAGATGGTGAAGGTCGCGGG TCTGCTGGTGAAGAGGGTTCCCAACATGGACGACAACCTGACGGACT ATGTGGGCTTCGAAATCCCCAACCGCTTCGTGGTAGGCTACGCTTTGGACTACAACGAGTACTTCCGTGACCTCAAC CATATTTGTGTCATCAGCAAGAGTGGCAAGCACAAGTACAAGGTTTGA
- the enkur gene encoding enkurin isoform X2: MAKTVFPQESIYNFLPEQVHTEKPKRKSKFRPVVLVKDKPIKNAMKTMGPLKVETPSPDKYLKKHSKEPKLPEIKGRCHRMCTAKKPAVPLRSEQPPLGPHTKRNVVKPAMPAQTKSQVASVDTNRGHKALLEHSGLVPKYIKKKCYGEVPEYLQHRSQEVRRAVEEYDKYLKEQMEQSAIRRLSDDERQANLQRLKSTLAELHDEYHRLPVAADTLMSTSRKVQLEAEMKQLESDMGLFERFKTIYIAN, translated from the exons atggctaaAACGGTGTTTCCCCAAGAGAGCATCTACAATTTTTTACCTGAGCAGGTTCACACTGAAAAGCCAAA GCGCAAGTCCAAGTTTCGACCAGTAGTTCTCGTGAAGGACAAGCCGATCAAGAATGCAATGAAAACCATGGGGCCATTAAAAGTGGAGACTCCATCTCCAGACAAATACCTGAAGAAGCATTCCAAAGAGCCCAAACTGCCTGAAA TAAAAGGGCGTTGTCATCGCATGTGCACTGCAAAGAAACCCGCCGTCCCCTTGAGGTCCGAACAGCCGCCTTTGGGCCCCCACACCAAGAGAAACGTTGTCAAGCCCGCCATGCCTGCGCAGACCAAATCGCAGGTAGCTTCCGTCGACACCAACCGAGGCCACAAGGCGCTGCTGGAACATTCCGGACTGGTCCCCAAGTACATCAAgaaaaag TGTTACGGCGAGGTGCCCGAGTACCTGCAGCATCGCAGCCAGGAAGTGCGGAGAGCCGTGGAGGAGTACGACAAGTACCTGAAGGAGCAGATGGAGCAAAGCGCCATCAGGCGACTGTCGGATGACGAGCGGCAAGCCAACTTGCAG CGGCTGAAGAGCACGTTGGCCGAGCTGCACGACGAGTACCATCGTCTGCCGGTGGCTGCCGACACGCTGATGAGTACGAGTCGCAAGGTGCAACTGGAGGCGGAGATGAAGCAGCTGGAGAGCGACATGGGCCTCTTTGAGAGGTTCAAGACCATCTACATCGCCAATTAG